A single window of Rhodohalobacter sp. 614A DNA harbors:
- a CDS encoding helix-turn-helix domain-containing protein codes for MSKEEFRSIRIQLDLTQTELAEKMGYSAKTRISEKENGKRSITPRDEQTLKLLLDADG; via the coding sequence ATGTCAAAAGAAGAATTTCGATCCATTAGAATACAACTGGATCTTACTCAAACCGAACTGGCAGAAAAGATGGGATATTCTGCAAAAACACGGATTAGCGAAAAAGAAAATGGCAAACGATCCATTACTCCCCGGGATGAACAAACGTTAAAACTTCTCCTTGATGCTGATGGCTGA